The following are from one region of the Bacteroidales bacterium genome:
- a CDS encoding response regulator transcription factor, translating into MGEEIRVLLVDDEEDILEIMEYNLKKHGFEVVCATNGEDAIKKAQEWNPHIIVLDIMMPNMDGITLCKELRSYEKFKDTIIIFLTARTEDFTQIIALENGGDDYITKPITPQVFVTKIKTYARRLIENQEIEQQKKTIHVGSYIIDLEKYEIIHNQKTYYLPRKEFQIVVLLATSPGKVFSRDEIYAHVWGDEVIVGERTIDVHMRKIRKKLGNEFIETIKGVGYRIKKV; encoded by the coding sequence ATGGGAGAAGAAATAAGGGTTTTATTAGTTGATGATGAAGAAGACATACTCGAAATTATGGAGTACAATTTGAAAAAACATGGATTTGAAGTAGTTTGTGCCACCAATGGGGAAGATGCCATAAAAAAAGCCCAAGAATGGAATCCACACATCATTGTTTTAGATATTATGATGCCTAATATGGACGGAATCACTCTTTGCAAAGAATTACGCTCCTATGAAAAATTTAAAGATACTATCATTATCTTTCTCACAGCAAGAACAGAAGACTTCACGCAAATCATAGCACTTGAAAACGGAGGTGACGATTACATCACCAAGCCCATTACACCACAAGTATTTGTTACGAAAATTAAGACTTATGCACGGCGCCTAATAGAAAATCAAGAAATAGAACAACAGAAAAAAACCATCCATGTGGGATCTTATATCATAGATCTTGAAAAATACGAAATTATTCACAACCAAAAAACCTATTATTTACCAAGAAAAGAGTTCCAGATAGTAGTATTACTGGCAACTTCCCCCGGAAAAGTCTTTTCGCGAGACGAAATATACGCTCATGTCTGGGGCGATGAAGTCATCGTAGGCGAAAGAACCATTGATGTTCACATGCGAAAAATAAGAAAAAAACTGGGCAATGAATTCATCGAAACCATCAAAGGTGTTGGGTATAGAATTAAAAAAGTTTAA
- a CDS encoding ATP-binding protein, whose amino-acid sequence MNSSKPSKVLGIELKKFKLPWGNPVFLAIFLSFILTLTLVALLFSSGDDVLLFKHPWLLIIYPSLSFVLLYVILSRFIFEKIRIIYKNIIEFKTGKKTPWLITHNALEKTHKDVENWITTKTKEIAVLKEAEKYRREFLGNLAHELKTPLTTIQGYVLTLLDGGLYDNEINMKYLRRTFQNIERLRSIINDLDEIARLEKGLESLHMKNFDLHSLICEVIEMFETILQKKKISIRNNMKPQEVIVFADPDKIRQVIINLLDNAIKYSNEKGSIEIEAYSMEDRYLIEITDHGIGIDPEDIPRIFERFFRTEKSRNKVKEGSGLGLSIVKHIIEAHEQSIHVRSAPNVGTTISFTLSKAKEEINSR is encoded by the coding sequence ATGAATTCATCGAAACCATCAAAGGTGTTGGGTATAGAATTAAAAAAGTTTAAACTACCATGGGGTAACCCTGTTTTTCTTGCTATTTTTCTAAGTTTCATTCTAACCTTAACTTTAGTTGCATTATTATTTTCCTCAGGTGATGATGTTTTATTGTTTAAGCATCCATGGTTGTTAATTATATATCCGTCACTTTCGTTTGTTTTACTTTATGTCATTCTCAGTCGCTTCATTTTCGAAAAAATTCGAATCATATATAAAAACATCATTGAATTTAAAACTGGGAAAAAAACGCCATGGCTTATAACCCACAATGCGCTCGAAAAAACTCATAAAGACGTTGAAAACTGGATTACAACTAAAACCAAAGAAATAGCTGTGCTGAAAGAAGCTGAAAAATATCGCAGAGAATTTTTAGGCAATCTGGCACATGAGCTAAAAACCCCTCTGACCACCATCCAAGGATATGTGCTAACATTATTAGACGGAGGATTATACGACAATGAAATCAACATGAAATACCTTCGGAGAACTTTTCAAAATATTGAAAGACTTCGATCAATTATTAATGATCTCGACGAAATAGCAAGGCTTGAAAAAGGTTTGGAGAGTTTACATATGAAAAATTTTGATCTGCACTCACTTATTTGTGAAGTTATTGAAATGTTCGAAACTATTCTCCAAAAAAAGAAGATTTCTATTCGGAACAACATGAAGCCTCAGGAAGTGATTGTTTTTGCTGATCCAGACAAAATAAGACAAGTAATTATCAATCTTTTGGACAATGCTATTAAATACTCTAATGAAAAAGGATCCATTGAAATTGAAGCATATTCTATGGAAGACCGTTATCTCATTGAAATTACTGATCACGGGATTGGTATCGATCCAGAAGACATACCAAGAATTTTTGAAAGATTTTTCAGAACTGAAAAAAGCAGAAACAAAGTCAAAGAAGGTTCAGGATTAGGACTTTCAATCGTCAAACACATCATTGAAGCTCACGAACAAAGCATACATGTACGTTCAGCACCAAATGTAGGAACTACTATTTCATTTACACTATCAAAAGCTAAAGAAGAAATAAATAGTCGTTAA
- a CDS encoding deaminase → MQVFDDTYFMREALKEVQKALEKNEVPIGAILVYQNKIIARAHNQTIMQSDVTAHAEMLVISSALSN, encoded by the coding sequence ATGCAGGTTTTTGATGATACATATTTCATGCGAGAAGCTTTAAAAGAAGTCCAAAAAGCCTTGGAAAAAAATGAGGTTCCTATTGGAGCGATTTTAGTTTATCAGAATAAAATCATAGCTCGTGCTCACAATCAAACCATAATGCAATCAGACGTAACAGCCCATGCTGAAATGCTTGTCATTTCATCTGCACTATCCAATTA